Sequence from the Castanea sativa cultivar Marrone di Chiusa Pesio chromosome 12, ASM4071231v1 genome:
GAGCCAAGAACACAAATGATGCTAAAAtgacttgaacttgaaatttcATCCTAATTTGCTAATATATAAGTGATTGTGGTTTTGTTTCCCTTTTCTAGCTATATATTAGGACCATAATATTGTATCTTTCactagtatataatatataaattagcCTTTTGCTTCTGCCTGGGACATTTAATATACTTGTAATGTCTAGATCAGTTCATTCTTGTTTATAGTAAAAAGCTTATTTCTAATGAATCAGTGGGGGAAAGAAACTGAATTTATCATCCTTGTTAGTTGTTATGGGTTGGGCAAGtatgaatttcaaattaataatttcagACTTCCATATCTAAGATGTATTATATAGTCTATAAGGAGTCATAGCCCAGTGGTAATAGTATCCTTTGTGGTGCCCCATGTCTGTGGTTCAAACCACATCTCCCCCTCCCACACTGcctacctatatatatatataattgctaCATTTTTTCGACAAGGTAGAAATTCATTAGCAAGTgcaaaaggagagagagagagagagagagagagagagagggggggggggggggtttgcaAGTCTGGTGCATGAGATCCATACAAGAGAAACACCAAGATAGAGGAAAAACCTATATATTCTAGCCTCTGAATTCAGTCGATCTAAGAAATTTATAAGAGAAGTAAAAGTAGAGAACCAATTACAGCATCTAATCAAAAAGCAATCTTTAGAACATAATTGCTAGGTCTTTTCATAGAAACCTATGAATTGATCTACATTCTTGTTGGTTTTCATAGAATCATGCAATAGGCCATTGGATCAAAAGTCATTTTGAACCATAGATGGCATGTATGATTGTTGTTTTCTGCACATTTCCTCTTGTTGTCTTGTGCTGGATGTAAATTTTCTTACAATATAAGTAAGcatatttgtaatatttagttAATTAATATGTTCATTTTTAATATGTATGAAGATTCATCCGGTTCTTCTGCAACTCAGGCTGAAAAGGAGGAGGTGGATGCACGGTCCATTTATGTTGGCAATGTGAGATTTTAACAATCCCTTTCTTGCCCTTTTTAATTCCAATTCTTCCAAATTGTATTCTAAACAAATTTCAATATTATATGCTATATATCTTCTCTCCATTTATTTGACATATTTATATAGAGTATCTTTTGTACCAGGACATATCAATTTGAATGGTAACTGATTGGATTTTTCCTTTTGGTGCTGCTACCAAGTTGAAAGAAGGAATTTTCCATTGAGAATATACTAGTGTTAACTTAGTAAGCATAGATACCAATATACTAGATTGGTTTAGAAAATGGTGCTTATCTGTCATTTGTTTTTTCACTTGATATAttctattttacatttcatTATCAGGATATCTTTTGTGGGTATATCTCAAGTTTTCATTTCTCAAGACCTTATATGAATGGATGTCATCAGCGGCTCACTTTTACTCCTTGTAGTCCATTGGACTTGATGATAATGTAGCCTTCACATATGATGGGATTGTGCCTCTTCtatttttgaatgaattttacttactttttaagaataaataaatcactGTTTAAGGGTATATTGATATTTATGTTGATCCATTAATCAAGTAGTTTAAGTTATTATTACATGCATAAAACACTCCTCTCATAATGAACCCCCTTCATTTTCTCAAAGTTATTACATGTGTATATTTGAAGAAACCAAATGTTAGCACTTGGTTGACACATTCATACTTTATGTGGTGCATGTTTAATTTGTTTAGGGTTGCTTTGGACTTCAATTACTATTTTAAGAATAGTTACAGTGACTTTCATTTCTAATGCTTCATTTGTATAATGCTGTTGGAAAATTATGAGACTTGGAGTGCTCATTAATTTTGGTCTTCTATTATCAATCAGGTTGACTATGCTTGTACGCCTGAAGAAGTCCAGCAGCACTTTCAATCTTGTGGAACAGTAAACAGAGTGACGATTTTGACTGACAAGTTTGGGCAACCAAAAGGATTTGCATATGTggaatttgttgaaattgatgCTGTTCAGAATGCTCTCCTGTTAAATGAGTCGGAGTTGCATGGTCGTCAATTGAAGGTCTTTCAATCATCTTTTGTGCTATTGATTACTTCttgaatttactttttttttcatagttggAGGTTTTGGTTTTGTATAGGTTTCTGCTAAGCGAACAAACGTTCCTGGAATGAAACAGTATCGGGGAAGGCGACCTAACCCATATTTAGGCTTTCGACCCCGGAGGCCCTTCGTGCCTGTCTATACTCCATATGGTTATGGGTAAGCACTAGAATTTTACTGAGTTTGGTTGTGAGGAAggatagaaaagaaattaacatGGGAATTTAACTTTTTCACTGAAATTGAATGGAGTGTCTACTAACTTTACTATCTTTTGGCTTCCAGTTTGTTAAAGTTTTAAATACATTGTAGTGTACATATGATTTATTAAATTTCAGATGAATTATTTTTTGCCCAGTTCATTTCATTTGTGAGGGAAAAAGATCTGCCTTTGGTTAGCAGAATCAATTTGTTGCTAGAATAGTAGTTCTGACTAATGTGGTTCATATTGCGAGTTATGGTCCATgtggcaaagagagagagagagagagagagagagagtccatGCTAACAAGAATGCATGTAGGAATATGGTCGTGCAAATCTCTTTATGGCTGTTTTATCGGGGTCTGtaccttctttttttatcttttttttttttttggtacatggTTTTAGGCTGTCATCTTTTCCATTATCAATCTAGGCACTCTTTGCTTCCTAGACACAGAATCTGCCTGTTTCATGACAAATTTACCAGCCcctttatatataatatacaatgCAACAGCCAGCTTAAATTGCAAATTTACAATTGAGACCATTCATATAACTTgttcatttatttgtacttttgtCATTGCCTCATTGGAGTGGCTACCTTAGCCCATACTTGACTTCCACTCATGATTTTCATCTGCACCAAAATTTCATGTTGCTCAATGTGATTTATTCATTTGTCCTTATGTGCAGAAGGGTTCCAAGGTTCAGAAGACCCATGCGGTACAGGCCATACTAATGCTGAATCTTACTTTACTGGTGGCCACAATTATGAGAAAAACCATTACTATACGTTGTATAATGGTTATTATTGGTTAATGTGATCTTCCTCCCTGAATTTGAGCAAGTAGTATCATTATGTTTATCATATTGTACAATTACCTGCTTTGGAGGGGATAAAAAGAGGCAaagattttaaatatttattgtaGTGAAGAATTTTTAGGCCTCTATAAGTTCTGCTAgatttgtaattttcaattcaGTTTGGATGAGCTCAGACATTGAAGAATTCAAGTTCACCAAAAATTTGACTTGAATGATGTACTCTAGTTGTGAATTATGGAAATTAATTTTGCCAAATTTATTATGGTAGGCATGTTCATCAAAAGAAAGAGCTATCTTGTTATTGAATATGGTATGAGATTGTTGTGTAACATGATCTGAACTCTGAACAGAGttcaatttttcattatttattgcAATCAGAGTCCAGATGTGTGGGAAAGTATCATGATATAAGtccatataataatattttccgCACCTTTGACATAAAGGTCCATAGAAATGATCTTTGGATGTGGTTTTGAGTTTGATGTTAGGATGTGTTTTTTGTCTGCAACCCCAGGGGGAAAAATTGACTGAGTTTTTTGAGAGTAGTAAACTACTACTCCTTTTATCCTAGCCATATTTAGCTCTCTTCTTATTGGAACTTGGCATGATATTCCCAAGATGGCATAAGAgattatggtaaaaaaaaattgaaagatgaGCTGGGGGAACAATTCTAGTTAAGCTCGTGTATTTGTTGTAAACTAAGATTGGCAAATCATGGAAGGAAGCCTAACTGAATAGCAAATGAGACACTTTTTTAGTTTGAGAAACGAATTTGGTTTCAAATCTCTGACAATTAGAACAATTATATTGCAAATTTGATGCTATTTCTAGTTCAAAGCTTACTTTAATGTAGCAAATATGTAATTCCACAGGTCAGAATATTGGTCATAATGATGGAGAATATAGGTTTAGTAATAACATCAAAGTTTTACTCCAAAATATGGGCTTAACAATAAGAGAAAAACTCGGGCAATTCCTTAGTTGTTATGGCTTAAGTTTTCCCAATTGATTCAACCATGTAATTATTGATCAATGAAAAGCAAAAGGTGTTATCTATCATTTTGGGATTCAAGTAATAGCCTGGTGGCATTGACATCCTTTGTGGTGCTcaatttttagggtttgaatCTCACCTTTCCACTCACCTATTATTTATCtagccaaaaaacaaaaaaagcgtTACCTTAATAATTGAACCTAAACTCTTccccaagaaaaataaaatagaaaccTTTATGACTTTGTCATTAGCAACCGTATTTGTGGCAtatttgcctctttttttttctttcattatttattaaaaaacattaaaacctagaaaatttagatatttatgaaaaaatgtttCTACCAATGATCCAACGATCAAGTTAGTCTAACCCCATTGTAGTAACTCTattaacaatgttttttttaaacacctttttttttttgggtcttagGCTATGTTTGGATCCTCCATTCACAGAATCTTTTCTAAAAATACATTATGACATAATATACATTTGGTATCatactaaaaatttaatgaaattgtgTTTGGTTGTGAATGGTTgttgaattcaattttttgactATCTACCTTTGCTTGAAAGTTATCCTTGGCTTTACTAATGGTACGTTTTCAATAATGTTAGATAGGAAAAGTTGAGAAAGAGAGGTGATAGTATATTGCAATAACCCAATGTCAAATCAAGATAGAAAAAAACACTTGAGGTTAGTGGTAGAAAGCTCTTGTGACCTATCACACTTGCGAGTTCAGAAGTTGTGGATTCGAGTAGTGACAAGTCTCACTATTGTTCAAGTGGTTTCACATCATGCATGACAGAGTTTAAGCAGGCGGAAACGGTGACCACACACATgagcttcttttttattattaaaatttatataaatatatatatatatatattttttaagtgagattggagagagagaaaagcatGGTTACCAGGGTCTTCTCCTTTTCTGGCCTTCAGTCCCCTATCAAACAATTGGGCCAGGCCCTCCCCAGCCCAATTGGCTTAGTTGAGAGACTTGAGAGTTTGAGTTCAGACATGTAACTTAAGAAACGAGGTTATTTTCCTCTTCAGTTCGCTTGCAACTCGGAAGTACATTACAAAGGTTTtctaatatctctctctttctctctccagaCACAAGTGTTTTTAAGTAGAGatagttctcaaaaaaaaaaaaaaaagtagagataGAAGCCTTGCGATCTCTTTCTCtcatatatatgtttttgtttttcttatagTGAAGGAGGGCTTCAGTTTCAATCAATGGCCTctattaaagaagaagaagatgatgatgaagccTCTACTCCTTCCTCGTAATCATCTcgccctttcttctttttcctttaaacaaagcaaataaatttttttttctttttttcttttttaaattttatatgaatCCCATGAATAAGTAGGGAAAAGCTCAGCTGATTTAAGTCTTAATAGTTGTGTTAGTTTTAGTTTATTAATgggtctttttattttctcaggtaaatagcaaaaaattatgacattcaaaattttgttggatttttaaaaaaataaataaattttttctcagCAAGCAAATCTATGGAATTCTGAGAGAATTCATGGGTAATAGTTAGTTTTATCTGTTAATTATGTAAGTTAGTTTTAAATTTGTCCTAATGATTGTAATGGGATATTAAGGAATTAACAGTTTAAGGTTCTTTTCCTTTGCTGAATGACTTTTTTCAGGCCAACGACTTTATATAAAGATCCAGATGATGGGAGGCAGCGGTTTTTGCTTGAATTGGAATTTGTCCAATGTCTAGCTAATCCCACCTATATCCACTGTATGTGTTCAGATTTGTCAAAAATTCACTTTTCTTTCCTGTTGAGTGCCTTAAACAAATACAATGTCTGCATATTCAGCATTTTTGTACTAGAATTGTCACAACCTGGGGTTTCACAATCTCCACCACTTAAAACCCTGTGATGCCCTGAGTCATACTTGGGTTAATGTGGGACTCAGCACACGTCTGCAAAACATACAATCTAATCAAGGGGTATCGTAAGAATACTCTCTTGatctttttttagtttctcGTTATTCTGtagaaaggaaaaggaaatggAAATTGGAGTTTTACAACTGCTACTTTCGGAACGTATTAAATGGCGGTGATTGCTGAGGCCTTGATTGGTTTGCACTCACTTCAAGCCTAGGCAATTAAAAACCTGAGTGCATAAGCATTTGTTTCATGGCATGTACATTGCATATTTAGCACTCATGTCATATATGGTAGGAATTTAAGTGGGTCTTTTAGATTCGTTAGGATGTCTagtccatatttattttttccccttcagAAAATGATATGAATTGAACCTCTGGCCCCAGCCCCACCCTTTAAGATGTCACCCataagtttatttttgtttttattccaGATTTTTCTGAATAAACAGGATGGTTAATACTTTTGAGTATGTCTGTGtctgcgagagagagagagaggtagaagTTTTGGGATCTTGGGACAGATGAAGTTGCAAGTGATAGTCTCATGTTGGAGTTATTGTGAATAGGAGTGAAATGTTATGGCAGCTTCCCCAAACGAGAGTCAAAATTGTAAAGTGTCAACTAtggtcacaattttttttttggatgcaaAGAATattcactcacacacacacacgtcaCAGACAAGCACATGGTAGGTAGTGTTTGTGGTTCCTGTTGGCAATGATCACCTCTGTTAATGGTTAGAtacgtttttctttttgtttttctttaaaattcttttaagtTTCTAGAGATCTAAGCATTGAATGTTGGTGTTTCCTTTTTGtctatttgtgtgtgtgttttctatCTCCCTAAtgccttgttttgttttttggatgcAAAGAGTATTCACACTCACAATGCGCAGACAAAGCCAGATAGCGTTAGTGGCTTAGTGCTTCATATTAGCAATGATCACCTCTGTTAATGCTTggatatgtttttctttttttgttcttaaaaattatttaagtgtGTAGAGATGTAAGCATCGAAAGCTGATGTCTCCTTTTCGTgtctctttgtgtgtgtgtgttttctttctCCCTGATGCCTTGTCTGTTACTCTAATGCAGATTTGGCTCAAAATCGCTATTTTGAAGATGAAGCTTTTATTGGCTACCTAAAATACCTTCAATACTGGCAGCAGCCTGAGTACCTAAAATTTATAATGTGAGctttgccactttttttttgggggggggggggggggggggtttgtgTCAGGAAGAGTGTTACTTTTCTTAATGATTGAATGGTCCATCATTCTTTATTATAATTCATTTGTGGATTTACATAATTATTTCCTAACAAAATCACAGGTATCCTCATTGCTTATTTTTTCTAGAACTTCTCCAAAATGCTAACTTCCGCAATGCAATGGCACATCCTGGCAACAAGGTTAAATTCTTCTGTTTTCATATTGCCCCTCTCAAATGAAATCATGTAATTTCTCCTTTGAAATTTCCATGGTGATTCAAATAAATTTCTGAGATCAGCAACATTATCCTCTCAAAAGTCGCATGTTATTTGCATTCCTTTTTAGATCTCTTAATAATGCTTAGGCATTCATGTTAgctctttttacattttttttctgtACAATCGTAAAATGTGAGTTAAATTTATACTTTATCCTATAATTGGTGATGCAagtttttttaagtaaatttacTCATACACCTAGTGGGTCATGAACCAGAACCTCACCTTCCACCTTGCTAAAGAGAGGAGATGCtgtttgagctagagctcaacAGCAAGATTTAATccatctttattattattttgaccAGAACCTCACCTTCCACCTTGTTAAAGAGAGGAGATGCCATTTGAGCTAAAGCTCACTGGCAAGATTTGATccatctttattattatttttcaggAGATACTCTGAATGATAGCTTAGTTATAACCATTGTCAATGTATCTTCTC
This genomic interval carries:
- the LOC142619882 gene encoding polyadenylate-binding protein 2 yields the protein MEHEHDPEEHEHEHEHEHEVYGGEIPDEGEMDADVDMSAGGDYELQEQEDGPDPNSKDLEDMKKRLKEIEEEAGALREMQAKVEKEMGAVQDSSGSSATQAEKEEVDARSIYVGNVDYACTPEEVQQHFQSCGTVNRVTILTDKFGQPKGFAYVEFVEIDAVQNALLLNESELHGRQLKVSAKRTNVPGMKQYRGRRPNPYLGFRPRRPFVPVYTPYGYGRVPRFRRPMRYRPY
- the LOC142621128 gene encoding mediator of RNA polymerase II transcription subunit 31-like; amino-acid sequence: MASIKEEEDDDEASTPSSPTTLYKDPDDGRQRFLLELEFVQCLANPTYIHYLAQNRYFEDEAFIGYLKYLQYWQQPEYLKFIMYPHCLFFLELLQNANFRNAMAHPGNKELAHRQQFYFWKNYRSNRLKHIMPRPLPEPVVAPPASAPPQPPVQPLPPAPATTIAITAPPAPAPSPMQYAIPHGSALAKNDMRSSGVERRKRKKEG